One stretch of Euphorbia lathyris chromosome 7, ddEupLath1.1, whole genome shotgun sequence DNA includes these proteins:
- the LOC136235886 gene encoding antimicrobial ginkbilobin-2-like protein — translation MSSSHIILITICIFIPQILGSDPLFHFCSSSENFTENSSYQNNLHKVNLTLFTKTPPSGFGSASSGRVYGIALCRGDVSRRDCQTCVAESATEIRKRCPYNKAAIIWYDYCLFKYADEAFFGRIDNGNKFYMWNIRVVSEPVSFNEKTKELLTGLTQKAYVNPRLFETGEMQLDGSTKLYGLVQCSRDLSSDVCKICLDDIIREIPACCDGKEGGRVVSGSCNFRYEIYPFVNSY, via the coding sequence ATGTCTTCCTCCCATATCATTCTAATAACAATTTGTATATTTATCCCACAAATTCTAGGATCAGATCCACTCTTCCATTTCTGTTCAAGCTCAGAAAACTTCACAGAAAACAGCTCCTACCAGAATAACCTCCACAAGGTAAACCTAACTCTTTTCACTAAAACCCCGCCCTCAGGTTTCGGTTCAGCCTCATCCGGCCGTGTATATGGCATTGCCCTCTGCAGAGGAGATGTGTCCCGCCGAGATTGCCAAACCTGCGTCGCCGAATCCGCCACGGAGATTCGCAAACGCTGCCCCTATAACAAAGCAGCAATTATTTGGTATGATTACTGCCTTTTTAAGTACGCAGATGAGGCTTTCTTTGGCCGTATTGATAATGGAAACAAGTTTTATATGTGGAACATCAGAGTTGTGAGTGAACCGGTGTCGTTTAATGAGAAAACGAAGGAGTTGTTGACCGGATTGACCCAAAAAGCTTATGTGAATCCTAGATTGTTTGAAACGGGAGAGATGCAGCTGGATGGTTCGACTAAGCTTTATGGTTTGGTTCAGTGCAGCAGAGATCTTTCAAGTGATGTTTGTAAGATTTGTTTGGATGATATAATTCGTGAAATTCCGGCTTGTTGTGATGGGAAAGAAGGTGGTAGGGTTGTTAGTGGAAGTTGCAATTTTAGATATGAGATTTACCCTTTTGTTAATTCATATTAG